One region of Tachysurus fulvidraco isolate hzauxx_2018 chromosome 9, HZAU_PFXX_2.0, whole genome shotgun sequence genomic DNA includes:
- the c9h1orf198 gene encoding uncharacterized protein C1orf198 homolog isoform X1, translated as MAATAMEGAAVDARVSEAKKHEYFSSINSMARKIMQEREKIKETYGSAWEDMSPTEQDSAIDDGMMEPKVRARYAMHRTDREQVVCYPKMLIQTGQKIVHFGEEDLTWQDEHSAPFSWETKSQLEFSMIAGALESTSSSSSVIESKPKISQSSKLPGIEGSGQVRRDEESSFWKLSAERSRLEGEKADFQSLTPSQIKSMEKGEKPLPLYLRSESREGQEPAAPRPMKPRVSKPPAPPPPAPISMNPAPLSVTPAALSVTQAPLNVNPASLSVTPAALSVTQAPLSVTPAALSVTQAPLSVTPAARNMTKAPLSVTPTPLNLNPAPAAPLGGWERAQSTLPSVSSTLDDVFSPGLGPKTPFESTKDREKDDSVQSGSPAFSQPAFTFFLKTSPPFSLLQYNTSSSILKTGFDFLDNW; from the exons atgGCCGCCACGGCGATGGAAGGGGCTGCGGTCGATGCGCGCGTCAGCGAGGCGAAAAAGCACGAATACTTCAGCTCGATCAACTCCATGGCCAGGAAGATCATGCAGGAAAGAGAGAAGATTAAGGAGACGTACGGCTCGGCTTGGGAGGACATGTCGCCGACCGAACAGGACTCAGCTATCGACGACGGGATGATGGAGCCGAAGGTCCGCGCTCGGTACGCGATGCACCGGACGGACCGCGAACAAGTGGTTTGTTATCCGAAAATGTTGATCCAAACCGGCCAGAAAATCGTCCACTTCGGAGAGGAG gATCTCACTTGGCAGGATGAACATTCTGCACCCTTTTCTTGGGAGACCAAA AGTCAACTGGAATTTAGTATGATCGCAGGTGCTCTGGAGTCcacgtcgtcgtcgtcgtccgTGATCGAATCCAAACCCAAAATATCTCAGAGCAGCAAGCTTCCGGGGATCGAGGGCTCGGGACAGGTGCGGCGTGATGAGGAGTCATCTTTCTGGAAGCTGAGTGCTGAGAGGTCACGTCTGGAGGGCGAGAAGGCAGACTTCCAGTCACTCACGCCCAGTCAGATAAAGTCGatggagaaaggagagaagcCGCTGCCTTTGTACCTGAGGTCTGAATCCAGGGAAGGACAGGAACCTGCAGCACCACGTCCCATGAAACCGAGAGTGTCTAAACCtccagctcctcctcctcctgctcccaTCAGCATGAACCCGGCACCTCTTAGTGTTACCCCAGCGGCTCTGAGCGTGACGCAGGCACCTCTGAACGTGAACCCGGCATCTCTCAGTGTTACCCCGGCGGCTCTGAGCGTGACCCAGGCACCTCTCAGTGTTACCCCGGCGGCTCTGAGCGTGACCCAAGCACCTCTTAGTGTTACCCCTGCGGCTCGGAACATGACGAAGGCACCTCTGAGCGTTACACCGACACCTCTGAACTTGAACCCAGCACCCGCCGCACCACTAGGAGGCTGGGAAAGAGCTCAGAGCACCCTGCCATCCGTCAGCAGCACTCTAGATGACGTGTTCAGTCCCGGTTTGGGTCCGAAAACACCGTTTGAGTCAAccaaagacagagaaaaggaCGACAGCGTGCAATCTGGAAGCCCTGCATTTTCACAA CCAGCGttcactttctttttaaaaacctcTCCTCCCTTTTCTCTGTTGCAGTACAACACGAGCAGCAGCATCCTGAAGACCGGCTTTGACTTTCTGGACAACTGGTAA
- the c9h1orf198 gene encoding uncharacterized protein C1orf198 homolog isoform X2: protein MAATAMEGAAVDARVSEAKKHEYFSSINSMARKIMQEREKIKETYGSAWEDMSPTEQDSAIDDGMMEPKVRARYAMHRTDREQVVCYPKMLIQTGQKIVHFGEEDLTWQDEHSAPFSWETKSQLEFSMIAGALESTSSSSSVIESKPKISQSSKLPGIEGSGQVRRDEESSFWKLSAERSRLEGEKADFQSLTPSQIKSMEKGEKPLPLYLRSESREGQEPAAPRPMKPRVSKPPAPPPPAPISMNPAPLSVTPAALSVTQAPLNVNPASLSVTPAALSVTQAPLSVTPAALSVTQAPLSVTPAARNMTKAPLSVTPTPLNLNPAPAAPLGGWERAQSTLPSVSSTLDDVFSPGLGPKTPFESTKDREKDDSVQSGSPAFSQYNTSSSILKTGFDFLDNW, encoded by the exons atgGCCGCCACGGCGATGGAAGGGGCTGCGGTCGATGCGCGCGTCAGCGAGGCGAAAAAGCACGAATACTTCAGCTCGATCAACTCCATGGCCAGGAAGATCATGCAGGAAAGAGAGAAGATTAAGGAGACGTACGGCTCGGCTTGGGAGGACATGTCGCCGACCGAACAGGACTCAGCTATCGACGACGGGATGATGGAGCCGAAGGTCCGCGCTCGGTACGCGATGCACCGGACGGACCGCGAACAAGTGGTTTGTTATCCGAAAATGTTGATCCAAACCGGCCAGAAAATCGTCCACTTCGGAGAGGAG gATCTCACTTGGCAGGATGAACATTCTGCACCCTTTTCTTGGGAGACCAAA AGTCAACTGGAATTTAGTATGATCGCAGGTGCTCTGGAGTCcacgtcgtcgtcgtcgtccgTGATCGAATCCAAACCCAAAATATCTCAGAGCAGCAAGCTTCCGGGGATCGAGGGCTCGGGACAGGTGCGGCGTGATGAGGAGTCATCTTTCTGGAAGCTGAGTGCTGAGAGGTCACGTCTGGAGGGCGAGAAGGCAGACTTCCAGTCACTCACGCCCAGTCAGATAAAGTCGatggagaaaggagagaagcCGCTGCCTTTGTACCTGAGGTCTGAATCCAGGGAAGGACAGGAACCTGCAGCACCACGTCCCATGAAACCGAGAGTGTCTAAACCtccagctcctcctcctcctgctcccaTCAGCATGAACCCGGCACCTCTTAGTGTTACCCCAGCGGCTCTGAGCGTGACGCAGGCACCTCTGAACGTGAACCCGGCATCTCTCAGTGTTACCCCGGCGGCTCTGAGCGTGACCCAGGCACCTCTCAGTGTTACCCCGGCGGCTCTGAGCGTGACCCAAGCACCTCTTAGTGTTACCCCTGCGGCTCGGAACATGACGAAGGCACCTCTGAGCGTTACACCGACACCTCTGAACTTGAACCCAGCACCCGCCGCACCACTAGGAGGCTGGGAAAGAGCTCAGAGCACCCTGCCATCCGTCAGCAGCACTCTAGATGACGTGTTCAGTCCCGGTTTGGGTCCGAAAACACCGTTTGAGTCAAccaaagacagagaaaaggaCGACAGCGTGCAATCTGGAAGCCCTGCATTTTCACAA TACAACACGAGCAGCAGCATCCTGAAGACCGGCTTTGACTTTCTGGACAACTGGTAA